A genome region from Nitrospira sp. includes the following:
- a CDS encoding tetratricopeptide repeat protein encodes MDEQTQTGGAEQGSAAVDPGDQPLSPDEEIAEIEKLLSTEADDFQARCRLGELYFSKGRLDDALTEVKKSIEMAEGLRTEMNRSLAMYYSNLGTIYATKGMIDEAEAEFKRALDVHAYDVLALFNLGRVQADKRKYMESKNYYERLVEITPDDPMAWYNLAGVYVELDNPQVSDYNTMDMAIQCYLRVLELDPKHLEASFKLMEIALNHRKTDLAIKVMESAVEHSPDEPLAYYNLISVYDKCKMFEQAEQARQRLKERFAKKAKEGAAS; translated from the coding sequence ATGGATGAACAGACACAGACAGGCGGAGCAGAGCAGGGGAGTGCGGCGGTGGATCCTGGCGATCAACCGTTGAGCCCGGATGAAGAAATTGCGGAAATCGAAAAACTGCTCAGTACCGAAGCGGACGATTTTCAGGCACGGTGCCGGCTGGGAGAGTTGTATTTCAGCAAGGGCCGCCTTGACGATGCGCTCACCGAAGTGAAAAAGTCGATCGAGATGGCGGAGGGGCTCCGGACCGAGATGAATCGGTCGCTCGCAATGTACTACTCCAACCTCGGGACCATCTATGCGACCAAGGGGATGATCGACGAGGCTGAAGCTGAATTCAAGCGCGCGCTCGATGTGCATGCCTATGATGTGCTCGCGCTGTTCAATCTCGGCCGCGTGCAGGCGGATAAGCGAAAGTACATGGAGTCGAAGAATTACTACGAGCGGCTTGTCGAGATCACGCCCGACGATCCGATGGCGTGGTACAATCTCGCCGGTGTGTACGTGGAGCTCGACAATCCACAAGTCTCCGATTACAACACCATGGACATGGCGATCCAGTGCTATCTTCGTGTCTTAGAGTTAGATCCGAAGCATCTGGAGGCGAGCTTCAAATTGATGGAAATCGCTCTCAATCACCGGAAGACGGATTTGGCGATCAAGGTTATGGAAAGTGCGGTGGAGCACAGTCCAGACGAACCCCTCGCCTACTACAACTTGATCAGCGTCTACGACAAGTGCAAGATGTTCGAGCAGGCCGAACAGGCTCGTCAGCGCTTGAAAGAACGATTCGCGAAGAAAGCCAAAGAGGGAGCCGCATCCTGA
- the tatA gene encoding twin-arginine translocase TatA/TatE family subunit: MFGSLGFTELILILFIVLIIFGAGKLPQLGEGIGKAIKGFKKSVHEADAIEAEAQAQAQAQQAEPLQAQAIQAPTPVTMPTPVVEQPVAAAPPAARA, encoded by the coding sequence ATGTTTGGCAGTCTTGGTTTTACAGAGTTGATTCTGATCCTGTTTATCGTGCTGATTATTTTCGGGGCAGGGAAGTTGCCGCAGCTTGGTGAGGGGATCGGCAAGGCGATCAAGGGCTTTAAGAAATCCGTCCATGAGGCGGATGCGATCGAGGCTGAGGCCCAGGCGCAAGCGCAGGCTCAGCAGGCCGAACCGCTGCAGGCACAGGCCATTCAGGCCCCGACGCCGGTGACGATGCCGACGCCTGTTGTTGAGCAGCCGGTCGCCGCAGCGCCTCCGGCCGCGCGCGCATAG